One Camelina sativa cultivar DH55 chromosome 3, Cs, whole genome shotgun sequence genomic window carries:
- the LOC104761739 gene encoding eukaryotic translation initiation factor 2 subunit gamma, with the protein MSRNKGLAEQDLKKLDVTTLHPLSPEVISRQATINIGTIGHVAHGKSTVVKAISGVQTVRFKNELERNITIKLGYANAKIYKCEDEKCPRPMCYKAYGSGKEDTPNCDVPGFENSKMKLLRHVSFVDCPGHDILMATMLNGAAIMDGALLLIAANETCPQPQTSEHLAAVEIMQLKHIIILQNKIDLIQENVAINQHEAIQKFIMNTVADGAPIVPVSAQLKYNIDVVCEYIVKKIPIPERNFVSPPNMIVIRSFDVNKPGYEVDEIKGGVAGGSILRGVLKVNQLIEIRPGIVTKDERGNSKCTPIYSRIISLYAEQNELQYAVPGGLIGVGTTMDPTLTRADRLVGQVLGEIGSLPDVFVELEVNFFLLRRLLGVRTKGSEKQGKVSKLTKGEILMLNIGSMSTGAKVVGVKNDLAKLQLTAPVCTSKGEKVALSRRVEKHWRLIGWGQIQAGTTIEVPPSPF; encoded by the exons ATGTCTAGGAACAAGGGTTTGGCTGAGCAAGATCTTAAAAAATTGGATGTAACTACGCTTCATCCTTTGTCTCCTGAAGTCATTTCTCGCCAGGCTACTATAAATATAG GGACCATTGGGCATGTCGCTCATGGAAAGTCCACTGTTGTGAAAGCTATTTCTGGTGTACAG ACTGTTCGTTTTAAGAATGAATTGGAGCGTAACATTACCATTAAGCTTGGATATGCAAATGCCAAGATCTACAAATGTGAGGATGAGAAATGCCCTAGACCAATGTGCTACAA GGCCTACGGAAGTGGAAAGGAAGACACCCCAAATTGTGATGTCCCCGGATTTGAGAACTCCAAGATGAAACTGTTGAGGCATGTGTCTTTCGTGGATTGCCCG GGACACGATATTCTCATGGCAACCATGCTCAATGGAGCAGCCATCATGGATGGTGCACTACTCTTAATCGCTGCAAATGAGACCTGTCCGCAACCACAAACGTCTGAACATCTTGCTGCCGTTGAGATTATGCAACTTAAGCATATCATTATCCTTCAGAACAAGATTGATCTTATTCAAGAGAACGTTGCCATTAATCAGCACGAGGCAATCCAGAAATTCATAATG AACACTGTTGCTGATGGTGCTCCTATCGTCCCCGTCTCAGCACAACTGAAATACAACATTGATGTTGTGTGCGAGTACATTGTCAAGAAGATCCCTATCCCTGAAAGGAATTTTGTGTCACCGCCAAATATGATAGTGATTCGATCGTTTGATGTCAACAAGCCTGGTTATGAGGTTGACGAGATTAAAGGTGGAGTTGCTGGTGGAAGTATCCTCCGG GGTGTTTTGAAAGTCAACCAATTAATCGAAATACGACCTGGTATTGTCACTAAAGACGAGCGTGGCAACTCAAAATGCACTCCAATTTACTCTCGTATAATATCACTCTACGCGGAACAGAATGAGCTGCAGTATGCAGTTCCCGGAGGGCTAATAGGAGTTGGAACAACAATGGACCCAACACTTACTCGTGCTGATCGATTAGTTGGTCAAGTCCTTGGTGAAATCGGTTCACTTCCTGATGTCTTTGTTGAACTCGAG GTGAACTTCTTTCTTCTACGGCGTTTGTTGGGAGTGAGAACAAAGGGATCAGAGAAACAAGGGAAAGTGTCAAAGCTAACAAAAGGAGAGATTCTGATGCTCAACATTGGCTCTATGTCTACCGGAGCCAAAGTTGTTGGAGTTAAAAATGATCTGGCTAAACTGCAACTGACCGCACCGGTTTGTACCAGCAAAGGAGAGAAAGTGGCTCTAAGCCGACGTGTGGAAAAGCATTGGCGTTTGATTGGGTGGGGTCAGATTCAAGCTGGAACCACCATTGAAGTTCCTCCTTCACCTTTCTAA
- the LOC104761783 gene encoding asparagine synthetase [glutamine-hydrolyzing] 2-like: MPSFSSSFDSFDCNTMCGILAVLGCIDSTQAKRSRIIELSRRLRHRGPDWSGLHCHEDCYLAHGRLAIIDPTYGEQPLYNEDKTIVVTVNGEIYNHKVLHEKLKSHQFHTGSDCEVIAHLYEEHKEYVFFIH, translated from the exons ATGCCAAGCTTCTCGTcaagttttgattcttttgaCTGTAACACAATGTGTGGGATTCTCGCTGTTCTTGGTTGCATCGACAGCACTCAAGCTAAACGTTCTCGTATCATTGAACTCTCTCGCAG GTTGAGGCATAGAGGTCCTGATTGGAGTGGACTCCATTGTCATGAAGATTGTTATCTTGCTCATGGGCGTTTAGCCATCATTGACCCAACTTATGGAGAACAACCGCTCTATAACGAAGACAAGACCATCGTTGTCACG GTCAATGGAGAGATATACAACCACAAGGTTTTGCATGAAAAGCTCAAGTCTCATCAATTCCACACTGGTAGCGACTGTGAAGTGATTGCACACCTT TACGAAGAACATAAAGAATACGTCTTTTTCATACATTGA
- the LOC104761771 gene encoding basic 7S globulin-like, translated as MASIFSVLLLFVFSLSSSSSSAQTSSFRPKALILPVTKDQSTLQYTTVINQRTPLVPASLVFDLGGRDLWVDCDKGYVSTSYRSPRCHSAVCSRAGSTSCGTCFSPPRPGCSNNTCGAIPDNTVTGTATSGELALDAVSIQSTDGSNPGRVVKIPNLIFVCGSTFLLEGLAKGAVGMAGMGRHNIGLPSQFAAAFSFNRKFAVCLTSGKGVAFFGNGPYVFLPGIEISGLQTTPLLINPVSTASAFSQGEKSSEYFIGVTAIKIVDKTVPISPRLLKINSTGFGGTKISSVDPYTVMESSIYKAFTSEFVRQAAARNITRVASVKPFGACFSTKNVGVTRLGYAVPEIQLVLHSNDVVWRIFGANSMVSVRDDVICLGFVDGGVNARTSVVIGGFQLEDNLVEFDLASNRFGFSSTLLGRRTNCANFNFTSTV; from the coding sequence ATGGCGTCCATCTTCTCCGTCCTCCTTCTCTTCGTCTTTTCActctcgtcatcatcatcatctgctcAAACATCATCATTCCGACCCAAAGCTCTCATTCTCCCAGTGACAAAAGACCAATCTACCCTCCAATACACAACCGTCATCAACCAACGCACACCTCTCGTCCCCGCTTCCCTCGTCTTCGACCTCGGCGGTCGAGATCTCTGGGTCGACTGTGACAAAGGCTACGTCTCCACCAGTTACCGCTCCCCTCGCTGCCACTCCGCCGTCTGCTCACGCGCAGGCTCCACCAGCTGCGGCACATGCTTCTCCCCTCCCAGACCTGGCTGTAGTAACAACACTTGCGGCGCTATTCCTGATAACACCGTCACCGGAACCGCTACTTCCGGCGAACTTGCTCTAGACGCCGTCTCGATCCAATCCACTGACGGATCCAATCCGGGTCGGGTTGTTAAAATCCCCAATCTAATCTTCGTTTGTGGTTCAACCTTTCTTCTTGAAGGACTCGCTAAAGGAGCCGTTGGTATGGCGGGAATGGGACGTCACAACATCGGCTTACCCTCGCAATTCGCCGCCGCGTTTAGCTTCAACCGCAAGTTCGCCGTTTGTCTTACTTCCGGTAAAGGCGTCGCCTTCTTCGGCAACGGACCTTACGTTTTCCTTCCCGGAATCGAGATCTCAGGCCTCCAAACGACGCCGCTTCTCATCAATCCGGTGAGCACCGCTTCTGCGTTTTCGCAAGGTGAGAAATCCTCAGAGTATTTCATCGGCGTGACGGCGATTAAGATCGTCGATAAAACAGTTCCGATCAGTCCGAGGCTTTTGAAGATTAACAGTACCGGATTCGGAGGAACCAAAATCAGCTCCGTGGATCCTTACACGGTGATGGAGTCATCCATCTATAAAGCCTTTACGTCGGAGTTCGTTAGACAAGCAGCGGCGAGGAACATCACCAGAGTAGCGTCCGTGAAACCGTTCGGCGCGTGTTTCAGCACTAAGAACGTCGGCGTCACGCGCTTGGGGTACGCCGTGCCGGAGATCCAGCTAGTGCTTCACAGCAACGACGTCGTGTGGAGGATCTTCGGAGCCAACTCGATGGTGAGTGTCAGAGATGACGTCATCTGTTTGGGCTTCGTTGACGGAGGAGTCAACGCCAGAACCTCTGTGGTGATCGGAGGATTCCAGTTGGAGGATAACTTGGTTGAATTTGATTTGGCGAGCAACAGATTTGGGTTTAGTTCTACCTTATTGGGCCGTCGCACTAACTGCGCCAACTTCAATTTCACTTCCactgtttag